In the genome of Paramormyrops kingsleyae isolate MSU_618 chromosome 5, PKINGS_0.4, whole genome shotgun sequence, the window ATACGCATTCAGAACAGCTTCCTGTATAGCTGCTGTAGTCGCTGCCTCTGATTCTGCAGAGACCTTAACAAcctgcttttcttgttttagaTTTTTCACTTGTCTTTCCTCTGTGATTTAAATGAATCTTTTTCATGAAATATTTTGTATCATATTGTATAGCTCTCACTCCAATGAGAAATTGCATGTGCTCCTTGGCGTTTTGTGGAAGTTCAGGCCACAGTAATGTTTAGCTGACTCCTTGAAAGCTGTATGCTTGTCATGCACTAGTTCCTTTGGACAGAAATGTCTGATAAATAATTTCATGTAAATGTGTATCATAACTGGAAAACTTACACCATTTACAGGACTgtcacagaaaattagaatattgtgataaagttctttattgtctgtaatgcaattaaaaaaacaaaaatgtcatacattctggattcattacacatcaactgaaatattgcaagccttttattgttttaatagtgctgattatgccatacagcttaggaaaactcaaaaatcctatgtcaaaaaattagaatatcatgaaaaactataCTAGCAGGCTATTTAACTAATCACTTGAATCGTCTAATTAACTCGAAACACCTGCAAGGGTTTCCCTGAGCCTTTAAAAACAGTCAGCTTGGTTCAGTAAACTAAATCACAAGTATGGGGAAGACTGctgacctgactgctgtccagaggaCCATCATTGACACTCTCCATCAGGAGGGTaagacacaaaaagaaatctccAAAAGAGCAGGCTGTTCACAGAGTGCAGTTTCAAAGCACATTCACAAAAAGTCTGTTGGAAGGAAGAAATGTGGCAGGAAACGCTGCACAACCAAGAGAGAGGACCGCAGACTTAACAGCATTGTGAAGAAGAGCCGCTTCCAGAATTTGGGTGAGCTTCAAAGACAGTGGACTGAAGCCGGAGTTCAGGTATCAAAAGCCACTGTTCACAGACGTGTCCGGGAAATGGGCTACAATAGCCGTATTCCCATGGTCAAGCCACTCCTGAACTCAAGACAACGGAAGAAGCGTCTGACCTGGGCTATGGAAAAGAAGCACTGGACAGTTGCAGAGTGGTCCAGAGTCCTGTTTTCAGATGAAAGCaagttttgtatttcatttggaaGTCAAGGCGCTAGAGTCTGGAGGAAGGCTGGAGAGGAGCAAAATCCAAGTTGCTTGAAATCCAGTGTGAAGTTCCCACAGTCAGCAATGGTTTGGGGAGCTgtgtcagctgctggtgttggtccGTTGTGTTTCATCAAGTCCAGAGTCAATGCAGCTGTGTACCAAGAGATTTTGGAGCACTACATGCTTCCATCTGTTGAACAGCTCTATGGAgataatgatttcattttccagcatGATCTGGCACCTGCCCACAGTGCCAAAACCACCAGTAACTGGTGTATTGACCATGGCATCACTGTCCTCGATTGGCCTGCCAactcccctgacctgaaccctaTAGAGAATTTGTGGGGTATTGTGAAGAGGAAGCTGAAACACACCAGACCCAATAATGCAGTTGAGCTAAAGGCCGCTATTGAAGCATCCTGGGCATCCATAACACATCAGCAATGCCACAGGTTGATTGCCTCCATGCCACGCCGAATTGATGCAGTAATCCGTGCAAAAGGattcccaaccaagtactgagtgcattaattgacattttcaaatgtttgattttgttttgctgttacaaatcttatttttttacttggaCTGAGgaaatattctaattttctgagatgggatttttgagttttcctaagctgtatggcataatcagcactattaaaacaataaaaggcttgcaatatttcagttgatgtgtaatgaatccagaatgtatgacatttttgtttttttaattgcattacagacaataaagaactttatcacaatattctaattttctgtgacAGTCCTGTATGTGGTGTCCCTACTTGAAAAACTACAAAATGGAATGATTTtgtgtgccccatcctgggttgttccccacttTGTGCCCTTAGCCTCTGGGATATGCTCTGGAACTCCCCCGACCCCGAGatggacaagtggtttcagaaaatggatggatggattgatggatggatggatggattttctgTCAATAATAAATATAGACTCAtagcttatgataaactgccaaaaccGAGTCAACGAGACACAGCATTAAGGTACATTTTATGTACAGCGCTGTGTTATCGCATATTTGAATTATATGAAGTTCAGTAATTaaaaaagcatttgaaacaTCCATCCACCATCTATACTGCTTAATCCATCTGGGTCgcagggaagctggagccaattcCAGCATCATCGGGTGAGTGGCAACCCTGGGCAGGTCACAAGTCCACCACAGgaccaacacagacaaacagccacacacactcacttctatgggcaatttagagtagccAGTCAGCCTAATcggcatgtctttggactgggggaggaaacccacacatgcacggggagaacatgcaaactccacacagaaaggcaccctgggaccaaacccaggaccttcttgctgtgaggcaacagtgctaaccactgcaccaccgcgCCACCCATGCATTTGAAACAACTGCATTTTGAATGAGTCAGTAAAATTCAGTAGAGACGCTGTCCAtcttattaccttatattcatgtaataaatatacaaatgtcagtTAGATGATAATCTGCCTgacacataaagaaaaataaaaaaataaaatcagttataatgatcactataagcggtttccactgttTATATGACTGGGTTGTTTCCGTTTTTTGGAGATGGGATTGCATCCCTCACAAGCTCCTCAACAATGATTATTCCCTCTCGACTGAGGCTGTACTCTTTAAACAATTCAGCGTTCATGTAATTTTATCAAGACATTGCGATGTGGATTGACAGCAGCCATTTTGTTACTGGTTGTGAATTGGTCTTAGTGTCCTAGAGTCCTCTGGACTATGTTTTAGTTCTCCCAGACTCAAGGACTACTTTTAGCGCTAAACTACACTGTACACACATTATTTCGACTTTATGTAGGCTGTGTGTTTATCATATCATTCCGggttttggtgtaattttatgTCTTACGTTATTTGGTATGATTTGGTAGGTTATTGTTTTGGTTCGGgaacgttaaaaaaaaatccccaaatAAATGCTAGTAATTGCTAGTTCTCCTTACACCATTCTACTTACAGATAGGGGGATACCTGTATCAAACCACGAAAAGAGTGTCAGGGTACATTCCTTATACTAAGAAAGCGAAATAGTTATACTTATATTGTATATAATGTAATGTGGATGTGGATATtgtagatttatttattttatttgcaccACAGAGAGCACCTTGGGAAACGGCATTTCAATACAATGTGTACTTGGATGTGTTGACAATAAAGAACTCTCGAGTCTCTTGAGTCTTAAAAAATATTTACTCAACATTTCTTGGTTAATTTGCAAAAATCAGTAACAGGTTGATAACTGCTGCATACATTTTAGTGTGTAAAATGTCAGTGAGGTCAGGTGATCAGGTTGAAGTTTAGGTAGATGGGATCAGTTTGAAGATGATTGCACTGAATGTTTGAATAGATGTGATTGTTCTCTGGGGAACTTAAGTCAGAAGTGAGAAAAGTATCTGCATCAGGCTCGTTCACAGACATCCCGTTGTTTCGCTCGGCCTAAACAATGTCAAAACAAAAAGACACAATAAGTGATTAAGTTTTTTTCATTGTCATGCACACAAGGGCAGTCATCATACAAGCAAACAGCTCTCAATTCACCCCAAGGTACTTGACAAGCTGCGAAAATTGTATACCTGCacgtcctatgcagggtcacaggaCCTCACACACAATTAGATAACAGCAACTCACTTTGATTTTGGACCCTAATcacttcatttttaaaaactgttcaTGAAAGAGGAAAAGGGAATGAAGGAAGGAAGAAGAAAATGGAGGAGAATAGCCAAAAATAATTCTGGCGGTTTGAGGTCAAGCTGCTTGACATTAAAACATTTCGAGTTCAAGGAAAATTAGCTTTCATAAATCAGTGAGTCCATCAGTGAGTCAGTTCTCCAAGCAGATCTGTGTAACCCGGCAGATTGTAGCCTGCACCCGCAGTGTCACAGTTTGTAAGCCGCATTCGCAGCATGTCAGCTTTCCCGGCGTCCCTTACGGCACAGCACCCGCAGTGTCACAGTTTGTAAGCCGCATTCGCAGCATGTCAGCTTTCCCGGCGTCCCTTACGGCACAGCACCCGCAGTGTCACAGTTTGTAAGCCGCATTCGCAGCATGTCACCTTCCCAGAGTCCCTTACGGCACAGTGCGCTGACCTTCCTGCCCATAGGGGGGCTACTCACCCTTCTGTTGTTTCTTGAGTCTCCATATTCTGTGTTGACAGTGCTTGTGAAGGTAGCTTCTGTGGAGAATGCCAGAAATTAGTTGCAACTTTCATAATATTTCATGTCAAATTTCATATAATAATTTCATTTAGTACTGAGAACCCAGTTACCGGCGTTGTACAAGTCAGTGTACTCTTAGTGCCAGTCCCAAGCCCGGATAAACTGGGCAGGGTGGCATCAGGAAGGGCATCTGACATAAAACCTGTGCTAAATCAAATGTGCGGATTATAAACCTGATTTCTATACTGGATCGGTCATGGCCTTGAGTTAACAATGAGCACCACCAGTACGGTTGGCCAGCAGAGTACCAGTGGAAACTTTACTACTGTTGGGAGAAGAAGAAGGAGAGGGAAGCCGTATCCAGAGGCAGCAGGAGATGAGGAAGGGAGTGTGGAGGTGAGAGTCAGAGCTTTAGATGTTGGGTGATGGAGGAGAAGATATGGGGGGATTGTCCAGAGATACATACAGTCAGGGTACATACAGTGTCACGGAGAAGAATGTGGAAAAGCAGATGGTGGTAGATTTGGCAAAAAAGAATGGAGATTCCAGGCATGTACTGGAGAGAAGGTGGAGAAAACCAAGGTTCTGTTGTTTGGAGGCAAGTCTGTGACTAGACTTGCTATAATCTCCACACTCCGCCCTGCGGGGCTTCTCCCTTAGCAGCTCAGCCGTAACCCAGGCATCATCTTAGATATGAGTCTCTCATTCGAATCACATGTAGATGCAGTGTCGGGGATGTGCTTCCTACAGCTATACGTAACATTGCCAAACTACTGTATGATGTTCCCTTACTATTCAAGACACTGAGAAACTGATACATGCTTTTTTATACAGTAGGTTAGACTTCTGTAACGCTCTGTTATCTGAGAGCCCACACTGCACATTAAACACTTTGCAGTgaattcaaaatgcagcagcttgAATTGTCACCAGGAGCAGGAAGTTTGAACACATAACCCCTGCTCTTAGTTCCTTGCACTGACTTCCTGTTAGGTTCAGGACCAACTTCGAAATTCTCCAAGTTAGATATAGTGGGTCTAACGCCTGCCTACCTAGCAGAACTACTTCAAGTTTACAAGCCGCATCATCCACTCAGGTCACAGAACGCAGGTTTCCTTGTCGTCCCACATAAAAATAAAGTGACAGTGGGCagtaaagcattctgctacagggTCCCTCAATACTGcagaacctttttttttgttttataaaagtgAGCACTACACTGAAGGAGGCAAAATGTGCCGGTCGCCTTGTGAAAGTGTAACTGTTATTCAGTATTGTGTGTGCATTCGCCTGCGTGCAAAATCACCATTGATTGTGTGAGTCTCATTGATTACATGTACGTCTATGGCTGTCTGCTGGTTCACATTTATCGATAAAAATACCTGGTGAATTTTTTGAGACGGCCTTCCTCTGTTTGTAGATTATCAGCACAGATAGTGCGAACAGCAGTACGGTGCCACTCACTGCTGCAGTGATGAAGGTCACATAATCTTGAAAGGAAGTCAGGATTTGAACAAAATcacttcatcatcatcatcataatcatcatcatctacCACATTTAGAGAAGGTACagtacatttaaatttaaattaggAGGTACAATATGCTTCAATTTAAATCAGGAGGTAGAGTACAGTACGTGTAAATTTAACACCATTCTGGAGGGGCATCAGTGTTTCTGCAGTACTATGACCTTGGAACTGCCTGGGAACACCTGGGAAAATTAAAGACAGgtcttaatttattttaaagaggATCCCGCTTTATACAATAATATGTGGAATTTTAACAGTAGGTAGCTCTAGCTCACATGCTAGCTCTAAGAGAGCCCTAATGCTAATACTAACCTTAATCCTAGCATTAATATTAACCTTAATCCTAACTCTATCCTTAGATATAGCATTAATattaactctaaccctaacactaAACTCAATCCTAGCAATAATATTAACCTTAATCCTAACACTATCCCTAAAcataaccttaaccctaacagTATGCCTAAAGTGGGATGTCTGCTAATCCTAAAGCTAACCCAAACTCAAGTCTTTTTGCTAAATCTATTTCTAGGTCTAATCTACAGTACATGCTCACCTGAACCGTAGCTTGGGCATTAGTGAAATCCCTAGAGCTAGCCTTTgtgctaaccctacccctagTTCTAGTATTAATGCCaaacctaaacctaaccctaaccctaatcatAGATCTAGCCTTtaggccaggggtctccaactccggtcctggagagctaccattCAGTatgttttctatcctacccggcttctgatgagccacacctgttctcagatAAATACCGgaagcaggtgtggctcatcagaagccaagtgggacagaaaacctactgggaagtagctctccaggaccggagttggagacccctgctttaggcTAACCCTAACACTAATCTaaacagaaaaaatatgatCAAAAATAATTTCTTTCTTTGGTCACATTAAACACTCCAGTGGTTTATGTCTGTTTCATAAAATGGTTAACTTTAAAATTCCTACATAAAGTAAACATGTCGATTAATTAACGTAAAATGTTCATAGATGAAGTGTATGGAAATGTCTTTTAGATATATGTTGGTTTAGTAACTGTTTTCATACATATGCTGAATGACAGCATATGTACCAGAAtaccatatacagtatgttaaccctctggagtcgacggcatcgtcggcgatgccgaGTATCTTTCTCATGtgtttcagttcataactcgctgaaatcttattgtagaaacatgaaaaaaacgctgcctaaatccgtaatcggtcttcttttcaaaacgtccattgtcggaagtattaaagtttttaaaattaggttaaatcggcaaaaaagtaaaccatcacctttGTCACTTTTGTTTTatctgcatcgggggcgtgtagtaccgctctcacccgaagatcgctattcacgttctaaatagctgcattagcgcgtattcaaatcgcattcgcatggtaatttgaggaacagcgcaacggtgaaacgcgatccagatacatccccttcagcgccataaaagggggtggggacgtggccaggtgtcaatggctcattcatacacatgaaagttgctatatattcaatgaaaggagccagaaatagtgacatgagttagctttttcttatttatttatccaaatgaatgttgcaactacaccatttagtcatcttcatgtagccaagactttggtgatcagatatctgggatcaaaacaaactgccagcattgcttactatgtacttttataatgtttctgcaagtgttccaaactgcattttgcaatgtctatactttgatgtcaaattataaacttaacataaatctgacatatttacaaagtacacttaGATAAAGATGAggttaatgccaaaacaaatatataagaatatttgccatgaattaagtttatgatattgaatgaaatgtgtgatcatggcccagtcagtgaaagtgtgttccctacccctagactccagagggttcaTATAAATAGAATATTTGAAATTATATGgtttatattaatttaaaatgtatttcattgtaAATTCCTTTACTGATAGCTATGCAAACAGACTGCCAACCACATTGCTAATTTGTCAAACTTTGAGCAATGTGCAGTGTTATCGCTCTTATTTGTATTTTTGCCTCTTGTTTTGATGGCATGTCCACTAAATtggtaatgtaatgtaaaggCAGATAAACTGAAAATGACGGTTATAAGTTGTTTCTGAAAAGCACAACAAAATGTTGCAGTTTAAGCATTTAAAGTAATAACTGTCTTGCAGCAGAATCCTCTCGattatatttacttatttattgtaCAAATAAACTGGAAGTGAGAATGGGAACGCAGAAACACCCGGGGGTGTCCAGTCAGTGTGGAAAGAGATCAGCCATACCTGAGGAGTGCTGGGGAAGAGGCCCGGAAGTCCTGGGGGGGTCTGCTTCCTCCTGGGGGTTGGCAGAGGTGGCAGGGACACGCGACGGCAGCTGGGGGGCCCTGGAGGCTCTAGAGGAGGCTGTATTGAGAAAGAGACAATCTGAGATTTAGGGGAGAAATGCTGGATCGCTGGACAAGTTCATAACAGAGCAAATGAGATCACTGAGGATGATAAAGCAGACCTATCACTGTGAGGTGCACCTCTGTGTAGGTGTCAGCGCCTGCTCGCTCTACTCCACACCAGTATGTCCCAGTGTCGGTCTTCCTCAGTCCAGTGATGGTTACAGTGAAGGTTCCGGATCTATGATCATGCAGGGAGAACCTCTCCCGTTGCTGGTATGTCTGACCTCCATTAGTCTTAACGAGAATGTCTTTAGAAGAACAATGCCCCCTACAGAAATACTTCCTGTTGCTTCCTGCATTACTGTGAGAACATCTGATTCTGACCTGATGTCCTTCATATCCAGACATTCTGATCACACCTGACACCATCCAGCATACAGCTGTGACAcataaatgcaaaaaacaagAGAGAGAATCAGTTGCCTCACATGCTATGTACATATAAGCCTTATAACCACACTGACACAGGAAGTATTATCTAGTGAATATATACTCTGTATACTCTGCTCAGTATACTGGAGTCAGACTGAACTCACCTGAAAGGAGGCAGACGGCGACTATAAGGTTTCTCATGCTTGCCTGAAGGTCACCTAATCAGTCAGAGGAGCCTCCTTGATGTTTCCCTGCTGTTTCCAAACTTCTCTCAATGTCTCCCACAAGATCTCTCTGTCTTCCTGCTGGACCTCCCAGTCACATCCTTAGTAttgctctccctccctcctcttTCACCTCCTCTGCATGCACTGGCTTGTATTccccacctctctctctctctctctctctctctctctctctatctcttcctgtctctcttATTATGCCTGATCTCAAGGATCatactgccccctggaggaaaTCAATGAGTGAAAACCTGCTTCATCATGATGGCGAAATAATCCTCCACAGGTGATGGTGGAATATTCACCACAAGCAGGCCTGCAGTGGAAAATCGGGAGAGTCGGGAGAATTCCCACTGGGACGCTTAGCTGCAGTGCTGGTGAGAAACAAAATAACTGCTGCCACTTCATAATAAGGCTCCCCATAtgaagggtttatgaatggtttataatctggttattaattaggttgtaacaattcattattttaattttattattttttcattttattatttgagAATTATTActagacaattttaaacaagttataacacagttttctttttattgatgAAGGAAGCCTTATTGTGAAGTGGTACTAAATAATTTGACAAGTTTAAAATTGAGCTGATcggaaacaaaataattttagaaCTTTAAAATTGTAAAATGATGCCTTAGAATGTTAACCAGCAGGTTAGGGTCATCCTCAATAGGATCCATGACTACTTGCTCTTCTCCCAGCAactggagcagtctggtttaTGTCTAAGAGGTCTACCATCGACCGCATcttggcactgagggttctcattgaACGCAAGTGTGAATATCAGCAGAGTTTCTTTACAGCCTTTGTTGATTCCTGTAAAGTGTTCAATTCAGTTGATCAAGATGCCCTGTGGGACATGCTGAGACTTTGCGGGATCTGGCCTGTTTACTTTTactgtgctgtgcagagtggaggcagagtgctgtgcagagtggaggcagaGTGCTGTTCAGAGTGGAGGcagagtgctgtgcagagtggaggcagagtgctgtgcagagtggaggcagagtgctgtgcagagtggaggcagagtgctgtgcagagtggaggcagTACCTTTGCGCTCCTctcagttgattctggggttcgtcaggggtgtgttcttcctcctactctgttcaatgcttgtatggactgagtgttgggcagggttgtggggtctaGGGACTGTGGGGCAtttgttggtgaagaaagattcacTACTTTTGACTTTGCTGACAATGCTGTGATCTTCGCGGAGTCAACGGAGGCTCTGTTtggggctctcgagagactgagtgaggagTGTGAGTGTCTGGGCTTGCAAGTGTCATGGATCAAAACCAAgttccaggcctttaatgacctcttggCCATCAGCAGTGTGTCTATCTGCAGTGAGAATGTCAACCACACTGAGTGGTTCACTGGCTTCAGCAGTGACATTCaggtctctggtgactcttcctatgaagtcagcagacggattgggagagcatggggggtcatgaggtttCTGGGGTATGTGGCACTCccaatatctttgcaagaggatgaaGGTTCAAGTCTTTAGAGTTCTGGTGCTAGacgagcggttgctagaggagtcccgaacgaggcacattacctgcattgtgagggagcgtcagttacggcattATGGCCATGTggtgcgtttccctgagggtgatccgtgCTGACCATCAccggatcctcattgctgaggaatttcctccgggataaataaagtttttctgattctgattctgattctgaaccTAGCAGTTCTCTGGCTGTAATATGCCATGACAATAACACAGGATTTttgtaaaaatagcaaaaatacTACACCTGTTGTCACATCGCACAGAAAGCCCAGCTTGTCAGACGAACTTcagtttattttatgtttttcatgCAAACATTCATCAGGAGGTTTTTAGATTTGATGCTCTTGTGAACCGCAA includes:
- the LOC111859938 gene encoding uncharacterized protein isoform X2 gives rise to the protein MRNLIVAVCLLSAVCWMVSGVIRMSGYEGHQVRIRCSHSNAGSNRKYFCRGHCSSKDILVKTNGGQTYQQRERFSLHDHRSGTFTVTITGLRKTDTGTYWCGVERAGADTYTEVHLTVIASSRASRAPQLPSRVPATSANPQEEADPPRTSGPLPQHSSGVPRQFQGHSTAETLMPLQNGVKFTHYVTFITAAVSGTVLLFALSVLIIYKQRKAVSKNSPEATFTSTVNTEYGDSRNNRRAERNNGMSVNEPDADTFLTSDLSSPENNHIYSNIQCNHLQTDPIYLNFNLIT
- the LOC111859938 gene encoding uncharacterized protein isoform X1, which gives rise to MYIACEATDSLSCFLHLCVTAVCWMVSGVIRMSGYEGHQVRIRCSHSNAGSNRKYFCRGHCSSKDILVKTNGGQTYQQRERFSLHDHRSGTFTVTITGLRKTDTGTYWCGVERAGADTYTEVHLTVIASSRASRAPQLPSRVPATSANPQEEADPPRTSGPLPQHSSGVPRQFQGHSTAETLMPLQNGVKFTHYVTFITAAVSGTVLLFALSVLIIYKQRKAVSKNSPEATFTSTVNTEYGDSRNNRRAERNNGMSVNEPDADTFLTSDLSSPENNHIYSNIQCNHLQTDPIYLNFNLIT